TCAGAATTTTAAGAgtgatggaaaaaagaaagtgagAAATTTCAAAATCATACCATCTCATATTATCAGTAGTTTTATACAATGTTCTTGTTAATTATCTATTGACTGTGAAGTAAAGTTAAAGCTACTTGTTTTATACTTGTTTCTAAAAGTGAAAACAAAGAATTTCTGCAGTAACCGGTCTTCTGAAAGAGTGATGGAAAAAATAAAGTGAGAAATTTCAAAACCATGCCATTTCAAATTAGCAGTAGTTTTATACAATGTTCTTGTTAATTATCTATTCACTATGAAGCAAAGTTCATCGCAAACCAAAGCTACTTGTTTCTACTTCACTATCGAACTAAATCAAGAGAAGAGAATACACTACCGTTTTGCTAATCTGGCCAGGACGAGATCTGAGCCTTCTAGAACGGATCAGAATGTCACCTTTATGAAAGGAGCTCCCACCAGTCAATCCACGATCCCATTCCAAACAATATTGTGATCCCCATTCATCTAAGTTCCATATGAAAATTTGTGTCCCTGTACGGTTTTCACGGAATAAACCTGCTTTTGCaccaatcaaatatttatcaaaaggCGAAAATTCCTTAACAACTTTCAGGTTGTACTTTGCTAAAGCTTCCGACTGGACACTAGTGTCGACTTCCATAAACTGTCCTTTTCTGCGGTAGCTTACAATGGGTATCTCAAGATTCtgcagaataaaaaattaaggtgaaaaaacaaatattaaagctaattaacacataaaaacagAAATAGGTGACTGCGTACATCTTTTCCTTCATTTAAAGATTGTGAAAGAAAGGCTATGGATCTGGAATCATTAGTTTGAGTTATAACCAGAGCATCCCTGCCTAATCTCATTGCTCCAGTCTGAGAAACCCACATCCAGATGATTGCATAGGTGTTAGTAGTTGATCAATACAATTTACAGGCACTTAGAACAATTTAGTACTAGAACCGCAAACATAAAACCAAGAAAGGCTACCTTGAATCCAACACCAAATCTTCCAATGCGATCCGGATCATCGGCCTCAGGTTTCTTGTGCCCAAAACAAACCATTTTCTCTACCTCTTGATGGATCATGCCATGACCATCATCTATAACTGACAGCATAGGAATTTCTTTGCCAGCtctttttgaatatatttccTCAATAGAAATGTCCAGTCTGTCAAAAATAAGCCAAGAGATTAGAAGCACATCTAACAAAATCAATAACACAATGAAAACAAGACAAGTCAAATGCAAATGtacaaattaaagtttatgcatatgaaagaagaggaaaagaaataattaaccAACTGGCTCAATTTAAATTACCTAGTTGCTTCAGCATCCCTGGAATTATCAACAAGCTCAGCTATTGCACCAAAAATCCATGCATAATGCACTTGACCAAGAGTTTCCAGGTAGCTTGGATGTGCCTGAGCATAATTTTTCTCTGACGGTGGAACCTGTTTCGCAGCAACAGGCTGGTGTCTCCGACGAGTTTCAGTTGCAGTATTGCCACCATGGTGATCTTCATTAGAGCCTTGAAACCTGTCACTAGGAGAGCCATTATCTTCACAGTGTTCTTGACCATCATTCCCACTGCATGTTTTCTCCACCCGATAAACAACTTGGACATGGCTAAAATTTGAGTCTTTATCAGGAGGAAGTATGTAGAATTGACAGGACTTAACTTTTGCAATTCCAACCTACGAAGGTTATGATGTCAGTTCTATAAGTTATGCTTCAGGGAACAAAACATAACACACCAATAGTGATAAATTTAACTCAGTCAACATAAAAAGTAAGCCTCATTTTTCCAAACTGGTAGAAGCTAACCCTATGGACTTTGCTTTCTCCATTTCACATGCACAGATAAAGACTACTTTCTAAATTTTGCTACAGAAAGATCAATGGTTGTAGTGCTCCGTTACTCAGAGAAAAGtagaaatttagagaaaaatacCCATTGGGAGGGGGGAAAGAAAAACAGTTAAAGGAAGCTAAAATATCAAGACTGAATAAATTTCATCCAGAAAATAATGATCAATGTTGGCATCTACAACAGTGTATTTTACATAGTAAATTGCAAGTATGTATTTCTACTATGGGAGGAAATTTGTGCCACAAGGTCAGTCGAGGTAAAATCATTTGGATAACTGTCAACTCAAACACAACGGATCAAATATTCACATCAAAACCTGACACAAGCATGACTTATTTATCAAACAGGTACTATGAGAATCCAAGAAATCCATTTGATAAACCAGTATGTGTCAGGTTGGCACACCTATTTAACACAAAATAATGGTCTCcgtttatttttcagtttatatatTAGTTACACAAGGAAAGTGTGCCACTAGCATTCCAACTGTAGTTATTTGAGTGACCCCATGCTATCGATTTATAGCTCAAATTTAGataattagcaaaaaaaattcaatttacattttttttttttggctagtACAGGATAAGTATGCTCATATGGATAagtcattaaaattattaacagGTCAAGACATATGTTTCCAGTCTTGAAATAATAGGCAGCCCTTACCGAGTCTTTCTTTTGAAGATAAGTCAAAAATCTGCCCCATTCAAATCTGTCACGAGAAGACTCTGGAGCAGGACTCAAAATAAAACTAGGCAGATCACCAAGGACATGTACACTGGCTCTTGGAACTATATCACTTAAACTCCAGCATTTTGGCCTGACAATTATCTATCCGtcagaaaattcaaatttctattCATCAACAATATTGTATATGTTCAGATGTTGAATCGAACAAGTATATCTATTCCATGATTTGCACTTACAATTAAAAAGGTAATGGCacacaataacaaaaaatataaaacaaaatacccCTGTTAACAGCAGAATTCCTGCAGAGAACTAAGCAATTACCTGACTATAACAACCTGGAATATGAGCATTCGAAAAGAAAAGTCAGTTTCTCGTATTAGTATTATCACCCACATGATCGCTTTTGTTAATTCATGATCAATACATGGTTGAACACTAGCAAAATGACCTgtctttttcttgtattttctctGCCTCATTGTATAGGACAAGCCTTTTGCTTTagtcttgtttttcctttttacagATAAATATCTATTTACACAAAGAGATGCAGAAATGACTCCAAGTACAGCAGACCATAACCAACCATTAAGGTATACAGTGAGCCCTGGATTCTACCTACTAATGATGTGGTGATGAATCACAGTTAATTACACTCCAGAACAAGTTTAGAAAATagtatcacaaaaaaaaaaatagaatgatcAGAGAATGAGCGCATACAGTTCTGCAGGAGGATTTAGGCACTGTGTCCGGCATATAGGTTTGTGGTCTTTCATAAGCAAAACGTACGGGTCTGGAAAATCAAAATTACCATGTCAACACAGACTTCATGCAAAGGAACCTTCCATGTGCAGAAATAATAATTTCTGAATCCGAAACACAGCTTCTATATAGTATTTAAATATGATGTTCACATTGACTTGGCACTTACAGGGTACTTGCCACTTTCATCActcatttgtattttaaatatcaacacaACAAGCACCAACATGGGTAAACTCTATCACGTAACAAAATTGGCTTTTATTACACAAATGGATAAAAACTAACCTGGAGCCAAATTTGCTTCTCCCATTTATAAACCTgccaaatcaaaccaaatgcCAACCATAAGATAATGGAATGTTAAACCAAAAACAACAGCACGAGCAAACAACATTGTTAAGAACTACAAACAAACGACAGCATCAACTATTCTCCGAAATGGTGCACAGTCAACTGGCATCCCTTCAAGCCATTTTCTTCAgaaattcttgaaaatatacTGAAACTTCCCAACTTCAAACAAATAAACTTTCTTTACTTTTCTTAACCATTTAGGAATCAACATTGAATTTCCATAAGATGATTAACCTGTTTTCAAACGTTGCTAAATACACAGAGAACCAAACTAGAATTCGAGCCCAATCACAACTTCCAAAAAGATTTGTCATTGaactttaacaacaaattaatagtATCACTGCatgaaatatcaatttaatgcaTATCATATgcatatgaattaaaaaaaaggcataGAATAAATGAATCCATCTATACAATCacattatattaatttcaataaatccTCACCCAAAAATCATACTAATTTCTCATAATCcagataaaaatcatattttaagtaATAACAGCATCTAAAACACAAAATGTAATAATCAAACTCGCAATTTTCCAATTTTGGTATACAGTCACTTAGAAACCCTAAATGTAAAGGCAAGtatacatgcaaaaaaaatcaaaatgtagCACCATGCAATCccattctgaaaaaaaaaaatattacgactgatttaaaaaaaaaaaaaaaaaaaaaaaaaaaaaaaaaaaaaacctagactaAGCCAGTTGCAATACAGAAATAAACTTGCTAGGAAAATCAGAATCCTCCTCGTCTCTCTTTCTGAAGAAAAACCTTCTCGCTTACTACTTTCGGATACGTAGAGAATGTAATCGTCGAGAAACactaaaattagttttttaaaattgatactTTGAGAACAAAGAAgttagaaagaaacaaaaacaagaagctaAAGAGGTTTTTACTAACTAATAATGCTGCTAACAGGGAAAAGAAGACAACTTGAAATAAccaacgggaaaaaaaaaaaagatacgtGAGGAAAAAGAGAAGTGAGAGAGGAAGAGGGAAGAGTGTAGGCACCGTTCAATGCGGCGGTTTTCCTGAGTAGTGGCGGTGGCGGTGGTGGTGTGTGGTGTGGAGAAAAGCACACGTCCTGCTgactgtttttctttgtttcgaaAGGGACCGGAAGGCAAAGAGACTTTGAGtgcgctgtttttttttttattttttggattgaatAATTGATGCTGGTGGGCGGTGGCAGTGAGTAattgtaaacattttttttaacttttaagtcttaaggtatatttttttcatcccgtgataaaattaaaccttaaatatttttttaagtataaaaagaaacaagcaaaaaaaatgatataattttattattttaatgtgtttataaattttattatatcatttgttattattatttatcataaaaattttctaatgatttgatggtttagtatttttcacttgtatcacaaatttttttatcttataatattGAAGAAAACCTATAATCTCGACTTTCATTGTCAAGTGTTTAATGaaagtaattttaatgtaaaatggattgttgaaaaatgaattatttattttatatttaataatttataggaATTGAGATGGAAAACACTTAAATGTTTTGGCcatgacatgaaaaaaaataaaaaaatcatttattaatattttttaagtttatgtgTGTATAGAAAATTACATGTAATTATCTGATCAcgtcatttaataaaaaaataatacgatGTAAAAAagtataaggataaaaaaaaaagaatttattatagCATGTATTTATATggagtttattttttcaagatgtAAAAAActttacatataatataaatattttaaatataatatcatagacatttatatattttttggtttatggAGACCActgagaatatattttttttttgagtctATTGTGTCCTAATTCATAAcaacaaatttatattatttaaaatatatgattattGTATAATATGACATGCTTtgtatttaaatgtattttctaGCAATATTATCTAGATTAAAGCATTATGTGTACtgatatattcatattaatatacttttatattgtatattaatatattatttttctatataatatattaatgaatattattcCTGATAAggaagtatttttattaataattattgtttaatatataaattaaaaattaatgaaatttgttttttatattgtatataatatattattttcatttttttaaacccataaaatacttttttttttcatccaaaacGTGCAGGAAATCCACATGCCAAAAATGTATAGTGAATCCCCTCATATGGTAAGTGGATGGATTATttataatgcatttttttttcttttttattattaattttgcctttattaaatcaaattatagaccaatttgttaagaaaataatgtaATCCAAAAACaaggaatcaaaataaaaaaaaacatggaagaaaTGAGTGGTTTTAACAAAGTTtggcaaaaatatttattgtaatcctcatacttttttaaaaaattattaatatttagattctttttcagttttaaaaatttaagagcatgattaaattttttttttcttaaattttatttatttaatatttttgaccCCTGATCAAGAAGAAGTTAGAGGAAATTGCTTAAAACTAGTGATTGAGATAGAAGATTTTTGTTGGGATCAatcaaccacaaaaaaaatccaaatattatgttatattgGTTTAATTTAATGATAAGAGTTTattattaggtgtttttttaaagttgaaattATCTAAAAGAAAGACATGAGCCttgtaagattttttgtttaagtttttttttttgaaagctaTCAATAGATTTATAA
This is a stretch of genomic DNA from Populus alba chromosome 11, ASM523922v2, whole genome shotgun sequence. It encodes these proteins:
- the LOC118040718 gene encoding uncharacterized protein isoform X1, whose protein sequence is MGEANLAPDPYVLLMKDHKPICRTQCLNPPAELPKCWSLSDIVPRASVHVLGDLPSFILSPAPESSRDRFEWGRFLTYLQKKDSVGIAKVKSCQFYILPPDKDSNFSHVQVVYRVEKTCSGNDGQEHCEDNGSPSDRFQGSNEDHHGGNTATETRRRHQPVAAKQVPPSEKNYAQAHPSYLETLGQVHYAWIFGAIAELVDNSRDAEATRLDISIEEIYSKRAGKEIPMLSVIDDGHGMIHQEVEKMVCFGHKKPEADDPDRIGRFGVGFKTGAMRLGRDALVITQTNDSRSIAFLSQSLNEGKDNLEIPIVSYRRKGQFMEVDTSVQSEALAKYNLKVVKEFSPFDKYLIGAKAGLFRENRTGTQIFIWNLDEWGSQYCLEWDRGLTGGSSFHKGDILIRSRRLRSRPGQISKTVFLDYSLRSYLEVIFLVPRIRIYLQGSLWSLSFEKVKSRPLAKYLNQTSEATGNIMGKRVHLTLGRSQLEFEQANCGIFLYWHGRLIEAYKRVGGMIHNGDWGRGVIGVIDVTDLMNEGNGRVGVHNAKQSFLDCEPYARLEAWLGAKADEYWTTNFETLKLKKGGSLYKPDHEWVQCDKCRKWRMLSSGFDVKTLPEEWFCYMGPFNGSCEIPERKVDRGVITVSAKQTRQDIKDVDDDVMISSDGISDEDSNQTERDGKRDLKRLRKGLPRACKKGP
- the LOC118040718 gene encoding uncharacterized protein isoform X2 — its product is MGEANLAPDPYVLLMKDHKPICRTQCLNPPAELPKCWSLSDIVPRASVHVLGDLPSFILSPAPESSRDRFEWGRFLTYLQKKDSVGIAKVKSCQFYILPPDKDSNFSHVQVVYRVEKTCSGNDGQEHCEDNGSPSDRFQGSNEDHHGGNTATETRRRHQPVAAKQVPPSEKNYAQAHPSYLETLGQVHYAWIFGAIAELVDNSRDAEATRLDISIEEIYSKRAGKEIPMLSVIDDGHGMIHQEVEKMVCFGHKKPEADDPDRIGRFGVGFKTGAMRLGRDALVITQTNDSRSIAFLSQSLNEGKDNLEIPIVSYRRKGQFMEVDTSVQSEALAKYNLKVVKEFSPFDKYLIGAKAGLFRENRTGTQIFIWNLDEWGSQYCLEWDRGLTGGSSFHKGDILIRSRRLRSRPGQISKTVFLDYSLRSYLEVIFLVPRIRIYLQGSLVKSRPLAKYLNQTSEATGNIMGKRVHLTLGRSQLEFEQANCGIFLYWHGRLIEAYKRVGGMIHNGDWGRGVIGVIDVTDLMNEGNGRVGVHNAKQSFLDCEPYARLEAWLGAKADEYWTTNFETLKLKKGGSLYKPDHEWVQCDKCRKWRMLSSGFDVKTLPEEWFCYMGPFNGSCEIPERKVDRGVITVSAKQTRQDIKDVDDDVMISSDGISDEDSNQTERDGKRDLKRLRKGLPRACKKGP